Genomic segment of bacterium:
CAAACTGGGGAATTTGCTTTCCCTTACGTCTGAAATATACCCTTTGATCGCCTTGGAAATAAGGGGGTTTAAGTTGACATACTGCCGCACAAACTTAGGATGAATCCGGTCGTAGAGACCAAGGAGATCATGCAGGACAAGAACCTGACCATCACAGTAGGCCCCGGCTCCAATACCGATGGTGGGCATACCGATATCCTGAGTTATCTGCTGGGCCAGCGGCCAGGGAACGCACTCTATTACCAGGGCAAAGGCCCCGGCCGCCGAAAGGGCGAAGGCATCGGCCCTGAGTTTTTTGGCCGCACCCTTATCCCGTCCCTGGACCTTGTAACCACCTAACTGGTGAATTGACTGCGGGGTGAGGCCAATATGTCCCATAACCGGTATCCCTGCCCTGACGATGGCAGAAATCGTCTCGCTTATCTCACTCCCACCTTCCATTTTAACCGCTTCAGCTCCTCCCTTTTTGATTAATCGTCCTGCATTCAAAACAGCCTGAGATACCTCAACTTCATAGGAGAGAAAGGGCATATCAGCCACCACCAGGGCCCGGCTTGTCCCCCGCTTAACTGCTTGGGTGTGGTAAATTATCTCCTCGATGGTTACCGGTAGAGTATTCTCATACCCTAAAACGACCATCCCCAGAGAATCTCCTACCAGGATAATATCTATCCCGGCCTCATCCAATAATCTGGCTGTAGGGTAATCATAGGCCGTCAGCATAGTGATCTTTTCCCCAGCCGATTTCATTTGAAGCAGCTTGGTGGTGGTTACCTTACCTGATGTCTGCATGTCTTTTGATATTTTCTCTGTGCCTCGGTGGCAAAAATTCGACTTTCTGGGACGGT
This window contains:
- the panB gene encoding 3-methyl-2-oxobutanoate hydroxymethyltransferase produces the protein MQTSGKVTTTKLLQMKSAGEKITMLTAYDYPTARLLDEAGIDIILVGDSLGMVVLGYENTLPVTIEEIIYHTQAVKRGTSRALVVADMPFLSYEVEVSQAVLNAGRLIKKGGAEAVKMEGGSEISETISAIVRAGIPVMGHIGLTPQSIHQLGGYKVQGRDKGAAKKLRADAFALSAAGAFALVIECVPWPLAQQITQDIGMPTIGIGAGAYCDGQVLVLHDLLGLYDRIHPKFVRQYVNLNPLISKAIKGYISDVRESKFPSLEESYK